In Microcella indica, the genomic window TGCGGCAGAAGCAGCCCGGCATGATGACCCTCATCTCCCTCGCGATCGTCGTCGCCTTCGGCTACAGCGCCGCCGTCACGCTGGGCCTCGACGGCATGGACTTCTGGTGGGAGCTCGCGACGCTCATCACGATCATGCTGCTCGGCCACTGGCTCGAGATGTCGGCTGTCATGGGAGCGCAGAACGCGCTCGGTGAGCTCGCCGCCCTCATCCCCGATGAGGCCGAACTCGTCGACGGCGACGACACCCGCACGGTCGCAGCCTCCGAGCTCGCGGTCGGCGACCGTGTGATCGTGCGCCCCGGGTCGGCGATCCCCGCCGATGGCACGGTCGTCGACGGCGAGAGCGACGTCGATGAGTCGCTCCTCACGGGCGAGTCCGAGCCGATCGGCAAGCAGACGGGCGATTCGGTCGTCGCCGGCTCCGTCGTCGGGGGCGGCTCTCTCACCGTCGAGGTGACCAAGACGGGCGAGGACACGGCCCTCGCGGGCGTCATGAAGCTCGTCGCCGACGCCCAGAGCTCCAAGTCGGGCACGCAGCTGCTCGCCGATCGCGCCGCGGCGCTCCTGTTCTACCTCGCCCTCGCCGCGGCGATCATCACGGCGATCGTGTGGGTGATCGTGCGCCCCGGCGAGCCCGACTTCGTGCTCGCGCGCGTCGTGACCGTGCTCGTCATCGCGTGCCCGCACGCCCTCGGTCTCGCCATCCCGCTCGTCGCGCAGATCTCCACCTCCCGCGGCGCCAAGCGCGGGCTGCTCATCCGCTCACGTGCGGCGCTCGAGGCGGCGCGCTCGATCGACGTCGTGCTGTTCGACAAGACGGGCACCCTCACCGAGGGCCGTCAGGGCGTCGAGACGGTCGTCGTCGCCGACGGAGTCGACGAGGACGAGGCTGTGGCGCTCGCCGCCGCCGTCGAGGCCAAGAGCGAGCATCCCATCGCCCGCGCGATCATCGCCGAGGCCGCCGATCGCGACCTGAAGAAGCGCCGCAGCGCGCGGTTCACCGCGGTCTCCGGCAAGGGCGTGACCGCGCGCGTCGGCGAGACGGAGTACTCGGTCGCGAGCGGCCGTTGGGTCACCGAGCAGAGCATCGAGGTGCCGGGCGCCCTCGTCGCGGCGGCCCGCGAGGCGGGCGAGGCAGGCCAGACGGTCGTCTATCTTCTCGAGGGGGATACCGTGCTCGCGCTCTTCGCGATCGCCGACGTGATCCGCCCCGAGTCGCGTGAAGCCGTCACGGCTCTGCAGAAGCGCGGCGTGCGGGTCGCGCTGCTCACGGGCGACTCGCAGCCCGTCGCCGAGTGGGTCGGGCGCGAGCTCGGCATCGACGAGGTGCACGCCGAAGTGCTGCCCGGCCAGAAGTCCGACGTCGTCGCCGAGCTGCAGCGCGGCGGTACGAGCGTCATGATGGTCGGCGACGGCGTCAACGACGCCCCCGCCCTGGCCCGCGCCGACGTGGGCGTCGCGATCGGAGCGGGAACAGACGTCGCCATCGAGTCGGCGGGCATCGTGCTCGCCTCGAGTGACCCGCGCGGCGTCGACGAGGCGATTCAGCTCAGCCGCCGCACGTACGCGAAGATGCAGCAGAACCTCGTGTGGGCGGCCGGCTACAACGTCGTCGGCATCCCGCTCGCCGCCGGCGTGCTCGCGGGCGTCGGCTTCCTGCCCTCGCCCGCGCTCGGCGCCGTGCTCATGAGCGTGTCGACGATCGTCGTCGCCCTCAACGCGCAGCTGCTGCGCCGCGGCTGACGCGCGGAGTCGTCAGCAGCCGTCGGGCGGATCGTGACGCGGTTTCGCGCCATAATCAGCGGATGACATCGTCGTCGCGTCGCGTGGTCGTCGCCATCAACCCGGCAGCATCCTTCGGCCGCGGCAGCGAGGTCGGGCCGGCCGTCGTCACCACGCTGCGCGGACTGGGCCACGAGGTGACAAGCCTCACCGAGCCTGACTTCGCGCAACTGCTCGACGCGACGCGCGCGGCGCTCGGCGACAAGCCCGATGCGCTCGTCGTCGTCGGCGGCGACGGCATGGTGAACCTCGGCGTCACCGCGCTCGAGGGCACACGTATTCCGCTCGGGATCGTGCCGAGCGGCACCGGCAATGACATGGCGCGCGGGCTGAGCATCCCGATCGGGGACACCGAGGCGGCGATCACGGCGCTCGCCGCGGCGCTGCATCGGCCGCCGCGCGTCATCGACGCTGGACGCATCGCGTTCGACGGCAGCCGGGCGCGGTTCGCGTGCATCCTCTCGGCCGGCTTCGATGCCCTCGTCAACGAGCGCGCCAACCGCATGCGCTGGCCGCGCGGCCGCAGCCGGTACACGATCGCGCTGCTCGTGGAGCTCGCACGGCTGCGCCCGATCGAGTACCGGCTCACGCTCGACGGCGTCGAGCACGTCGAGCGTGCGCTGCTCGTCGCCGTCGCCAACAACCTCTCCTTCGGCGGGGGCATGAAGGTCGCCCCCGACGCCTCGCTCTACGACGGGCTCTTCGACGTCGTGCTCGTGCGGCCCCTCGGGCGGCTCGCGTTCCTGCGCATCTACCCGCGCGTCTTCGCCGGAACCCACGTGACCGACAGCCGCGTCGTCGTCCATCGCGCCCGCCAGGTGCGCATCGAGGCGGACGGCGTCGTCGCCTACGCCGACGGGGAGCGCATCGCTCCGCTGCCCGTCGAGATCCACATGCAGGAAGGCTCGCTGCGAGTGCTCGCATAGCGGTCGCGGCACCGGTTTGGTCGGGGTGTTCGCCCTATGGCATACTCGACTGGTTGCGTGACGGCCCCATCGTATAGCGGCCTAGTACGCCGCCCTCTCACGGCGGTAACGCGGGTTCGAATCCCGCTGGGGTCACGTGTCTGAGACCGCCCGGAATCGTCCGGGCGGTTTCGTCAGTTAACCCGCGACGCGATGCTGCGAACCCGCTCTTCCTTTGGGGTTCCAGGGGGTCTACTGTGTGGCACATGACAATGCTTAGGAGTGTGTCTCTCGTGTCGCTCACCGCCGCGCTCGTCGTCGGCCTGAGCGGCTGCTTCGGCTTTCCCGGCGGCCTCCTCAACCAGGGTTCTGCCGACCCGGCGGCGGGCGGCAACGCGAGCGCCGAAGACGCGCTCGCCGGCACGACCTGGGATGGCGTGGACTCGGACGGAGACAGCTGGGTGCTCGAGTTCCAGGAGGATCGCACGCTCGGGTTCACCTTCAACGGCGCGAGTTACGACGATGCGAGCGACACCTGGGGTGTGGCTGGGTCGACTCTCACGGTCTCCATCGTGTTCAACGACGGCATCGCCACGATGAGCGGGCCGTACGAGGCTGGTGACTCCACGATCGACCTCGACGGCGAGCAGGACGACGCGCTCTGGACTCTCACCCTCTCGCCGCAATAACACGGGCGCGGGGCTCGTGTCGGGCGCACGCGCCCAGAGTCGCTAGGCTGTCACGCGCGAGGGGGAGTATCCCGATTCGCCGCGATCGTCATCACGACCCGACTCTGCAGTCCGGTCCGGGCGCGGCGCCACCGTACTGGGGTGGGGGAGAGACCGTCGAGTTCCTCTGACCCCTCCCATCGAAAGGCTCCTGTGAGCGACGTCGTCATTCCCGTGTGGTTCGAGATCGGCTCTCTCATCGTGCTGAGCGCCATCCTTATCGTCGATCTGCTCCTCGTGATCAAGCGGCCGCACGTGCCGAGCCCGAAGGAGTCGGGGCTGTGGGTCGGGTTCTACGTGACTCTCGCGCTCATCTTCGCCGGGCTCATGTTCCTCATCGCGGGCGCCGACGCTGGTGGCGAGTTCGTGGCCGGCTGGCTCACCGAATACAGCCTCTCGATCGACAACCTGTTCGTGTTCGTGCTGATCATGGCGCAGTTCAGCGTTCCTCGGCGCATGCAGCAGCGCGTGCTCATGATCGGCATCATCCTGGCGCTGCTGTTCCGCGGCATCTTCATCCTGCTCGGTGCGGCCCTCATCGCGAACTTCAGCTGGGTCTTCTACATCTTCGGAGCGTTCCTTCTCGTCACCGCCGCGCAGCAGGCCTTCAGCGGCCGTGAGGACGACGAGGAGCGCGAGAGCAAGCTCATCGGGTTCCTGCGCAAGCGCATCCCAATCACCGACGAGTACGACGGCATGAAGATGCGCACACGCATCGATGGCAAGGCCTTCTTCACGCCCCTGCTCATCGTCCTCATCGCGATCGGCACGACCGATGTGATCTTCGCCCTCGACTCGATTCCCGCGATCTTCGGCATCACCCAGAGCCCGTTCATCGTCTTCACGGCGAACGTCTTCGCCCTCATGGGGCTGCGGCAGCTGTACTTCCTGCTCGGGCACCTCGTCGACAAGCTCGAATACCTCAAGTACGGCATCGCGTTCATCCTCGCCTTCATCGGCGTCAAGCTCGTGCTGCACGCGCTCCACGAGAACGAGCTGCCCTTCATCAACGGCGGCGAGCACGTGCCCGTGCCCGAGATCGACACCTGGACGTCGCTCATCGTCATCCTCGTCGCCATGGCGGTGGCGGTCGTGCTGAGCCTGCTCAAGATCCGCCGCGAGGGCCGCTACCTGCCGACCGCGATCATCGGCAGTGCGGACGACGAGGAGGAGGGGTCCGAAGCCGCGTCTGCTGCGGCGGGGACCGAGAACACCGAGACTCGCAGCGGGCGCTGAGCCGAGCATCCCCCGGTGGTAACCTGGCTCCATGCAGCGCGAGCGGTTCCTTCTCCTTCGTCGCCGCGGCGAGTCCTGATCACCCCAGGTCGCATTCTCGCCGCGGAGTCTCGACGCGGCCGCTTCGATTCGAACTGCTAGAAGGGTGACCACCCATGACGACCGATTCCGTGAGCACGACGACTGACCGGCCCCGCACTCTCGCCGAGAAGGTCTGGGCCTCCCACCTCGTCGCCGAAGGCGCGAAGGGCGAGCCCGACCTGCTCTACATCGACCTGCACCTCGTGCACGAGGTCACGAGCCCGCAGGCCTTCGACGGCCTCCGTCTCGCCGGCCGTCCTGTGCGCCGCCCCGACCTGACGATCGCGACGGAAGACCACAACACTCCGACGCTCGCGATCGACAAGCCCATCGCCGAGCCGACGAGCCGCAAGCAGATCGAGACGCTGCGCGCCAACGCGAAGGAGTTCGGGATTCGCCTGCACTCGCTCGGCGATGTCGAGCAGGGCATCGTGCACGTCGTCGGCCCGCAGCTGGGCCTCACGATGCCGGGCATCACGGTAGTGTGCGGCGACAGCCACACATCCACCCACGGCGCATTCGGCGCCCTCGCCATGGGCATCGGCACGAGCGAGGTCGAGCACGTGCTCGCCACCCAGACGCTGCCCCTCAAGCCGTTCAAGACCATGGCGATCACGGTCGAGGGCGAGCTCAAGCCCGGCGTGACGGCGAAAGACATCATCCTCGCCGTCATCGCCAAGATCGGCACGGGCGGCGGGCAGGGCTACGTGCTCGAATACCGCGGCTCGGCGATTCGCGCCCTCTCCATGGATGGCCGCATGACGATCTGCAACATGTCGATCGAGGCGGGTGCGCGGGCAGGCATGGTCGCCCCCGACGAGACGACCTACGCCTACCTCAAGGGTCGCCCGCACGCTCCGGAAGGAGCCGACTGGGATGCAGCGGTCGAGTACTGGAACACGCTGCGCACCGATGACGACGCCCTGTTCGACGCCGAGGTGTACCTCGACGCGAACGAGCTCGAGCCCTTCGTCACGTGGGGCACCAACCCCGGTCAGGGAGTCTCGCTGAGCGAGAGCGTTCCCGACCCCGCGACGATCATCGACGCCAACGAGCGTGCCGCGGCCGAGCGCGCCCTCGAGTACATGGACCTCGCCGCGGGCACGCCCATGAAGCAGATTCCCGTCGACGCCGTGTTCATGGGCTCCTGCACCAACAGCCGGCTCGACGACCTGCGCGCGTTCACCTCGATCATCAAGGGCCAGAAGAAGGCCGAGGGTGTTCGCGTCATGGTCGTTCCCGGCTCTGCGCGCGTGCGTCTCGAAGCGGAGGCCGAAGGGCTCGACAAGATCGTCGAGGAGTTCGGTGCTGAATGGCGCTTCGCGGGCTGCTCCATGTGCCTGGGCATGAACCCCGACCAGCTCGCCCCGGGGGAGCGCTGCGCCTCCACGAGCAACCGCAACTTCGAGGGTCGGCAGGGCAAGGGCGGTCGCACCCACCTCGTGAGCCCGCTCGTCGCGGCGGCCACGGCCATCCGGGGCACGCTCTCGAGCCCGGCCGACCTGCTCGCGGACGGCATTGCCGTCGATACTGAGTACACGGGCGTCGAGGGGGTGAGCGCGTAGTGGACAAGGTCACAACCGTCACCGGCGTCGCCGTGCCCCTGCGGCGCTCCAACGTCGACACCGATCAGATCATCCCCGCCGTCTTCCTCAAGCGCGTCACGAAGACCGGCTACGACGACGGGCTCTTCCACGAGTGGCGGAAGGACCCGCAGTTCATCCTCAACCGCCCCGAGTACGCCGGCGCTCGCATCCTCATCACGGGCTCCGACTTCGGCACCGGCTCGAGCCGCGAGCACGCCGTGTGGGCTCTGCGCGACTTCGGCTTCGCCGCCGTGATCAGCCCCAAGTTCGCCGACATCTTCCGCGGCAACGCTGGCAAGCAGGGGCTGCTCGCCGGCCAGGTCGACGAGGCGACGGTCGAGCAGTTCTGGGCCGAGCTCGAGGCGAGCCCCGGCATGGAGGCGACGGTCGACCTCGAGGCCCGCACCGTGACGGTGGGGAATATCACGGCCCCGTTCGAGATTGACGATTACACGCGCTGGCGCCTGCTCGAAGGGCTCGACGACATCGCGCTCACGCTGCGCGACGAGCAGGCGATCACCGATTTCGAAGCCCGCCGCGAAAGCTGGCGGCCGACGACTCTGCCCGCTCGCTGACGCGGGCGGCGCAGAGACAACGCACCAGGAAAGGGCGCATGAACTCGCTCACCCAGGATTCGCAGAAGGCCGCCGCACGCGTCGGTCTCGTCTCCGACAGCATCACCATCCACGGCGGCAAGCCGCTGCGGGGTCGCGTGGAAGTGCGCGGCGCCAAGAACCTCGTCACCAAGGCGATGGTCGCCTCTCTGCTCGCCGACACCCCCAGCACTCTCAAGGGCGTGCCCGAGATCAGCGACGTCGCCGTCGTGAGCGGGCTGCTCAAGGCGCACGGGGTCGCGATCGACTCCTCCGCGCCCGGCGTGCTCACGCTCGACCCGAGCAACGTGGTCGGCGCGCACTTCGCCGAGATCGACGCGCACGCCGGCTCGAGCCGCATCCCGATCCTGTTCTGCGGCCCCCTCCTGCACCAGCTCGGCGAGGCCTTCATCCCCGACCTCGGCGGCTGCCGCATCGGCGACCGCCCCATCGACTTCCACCTCAACGCCCTGCGCGCCTTCGGGGCGGTCGTCGAGAAGTCGTACCAGGGCATCCACCTCACGGCGCCCCACAAGCTCGTCGGCGCCGATATCGACCTGCCGTTCCCGAGCGTCGGGGCGACCGAGCAGGTGCTCCTCACGGCGGTGCGGGCGGAGGGCACGACCGAGCTCAAGAACGCCGCGATCGAGCCCGAGATCATGGACCTCATCGCGATCCTGCAGAAGATGGGCGCGATCATCTCGGTCGAGCCCAACCGCGTCATCGTCATCGAGGGCGTGGAGACGCTGCGCGGCTACAACCACACCGCGATCTTCGACCGCAACGAGGCCGCGAGCTGGGCGGCGGCGGCGCTCGCGACGGGCGGCGACATCACTGTCGGCGGTGCGACGCAGCAAGAGCTCATGACCTTCCTCAACGTCTACCGCAAGGTCGGCGGCGAATTCGACGTGCTCGAGGACGGCATCCGCTTCTGGCACCCTGGAGGCCCGCTCAAGCCCGTCATGATCGAGACGGATGTGCACCCCGGCTTCATGACGGACTGGCAGCAGCCGCTCATCGTGGCCCTCACCCAGGCGGAGGGCGAGTCGGTCGTGCACGAGACGGTGTACGAGAACCGCTTCGGCTTCACGGAGGCGCTCAACGAGATGGGCGCGAACATCGTCGTGCACCAGTCGGGGCTCGCCTCCATCACGCGCCGCGTGCCGCGCCGACCGCTCGAGCAGGCCGCTGTCATCACGGGGCCGACCCCGTTGCACGGCGCCGACGTGCGTGTGCCCGACCTGCGCGGCGGCTTCAGCCACCTCATCGCCGCGCTCGCGGCGGAGGGCACGTCGACGGTGAGCAACGTGGGCATCATCAGCCGCGGCTACGAGCTGTTCATCGACAAGCTGCGGCAGCTGGGCGCCGACTTCGAGCTGCCCTCCTGAGCTGCTCGCACCGTCATGACCGACTCCATTCCTGCGCCGGCATTCGTCACGCACTAGCCTGTACCCGTGACTGACGCCACCCCCGCGACCGTCGACGACGACGGCCGCCCCGCGCGCCGTCGACGCCGGGAGAAGACCGCACTCTGGTACGTGATCGCGGCCCTGTGCCTCCCGCTCCTGACCCTCATGGCGCGGTTCCCCGTCATCGACGGCCACAAGCTTCCCCGTCAGGGCGCCTTCATCCTCGCGCCCAACCACTACAGCGAGATCGACCCCGTCATCATGGGCCGCTTCATGTGGAAGCTCGGGCGGGTTCCGCGCTTTCTCGCGAAAGCCTCCGTCTTCCGTGTTCCCGTGCTCGGTGCGATCCTGCGCTGGTCCGGTCAGATTCCGGTGGAGCGGGAGGGGCGGGGGCGGCCGGATGCTCCGCTCAAGGCGGCGCAGCAGCTCGTCGATCGCGAGCTCGCGATCATCATCTACCCCGAGGGCACCCTCACGCGCGACCCCGACCTGTGGCCCATGCGGGGCAAGAGCGGCGCGGTGCGCATGGCGCTCACCGCGGGCGTGCCGATCATTCCCGCCGCGCACTGGGGCACGCAGCAGATCATGGCGCGCTACTCGAAGAAGATCAGCTTCTTCCCCCGCAAGACCATCTACTGCAAGATCGGCGATCCCGTCGACCTGAGCGACCTCGAGGGGCGTCCGCTCGACTCGGCGACGCTCGCCGAGGGCACGCGTCGCGTCATGACGGCGATCGCCGACCTGCTCGGCGACCTGCGCGACGAGCAGCCGCCGGCGGAGCGCTGGGATCCCGCGAAGAACAACCAGGCCGAGACGGGCCGCTTTGAGTGACGAGGGCGCGTCACGCGAGCATCCGCCTCTGACGGAAGCGGTGCGATTGCCGCTGCCGAACCTCGATGCTGACGCGCCGCGCGTCGCCGTGCTCGGCGCCGGCTCGTGGGGCACGACGTTCGCGAAGATCCTCGCCGATGGCGGTGCCGACGTCGTCATGTGGGCGCGCCGGCGCGAGGTCGCGCAGGAGATCACCGAGACCCACCGCAACAGCGGCTACCTGCCCGGCATCAACCTGCCCGGCAATCTGCGCGGCCACGACTCGCTCGAGCACGTGCTCGCGGGTGCCGAGCAGGTGTACCTCTCGGTGCCGAGCCAGAGCTTGCGCGCCAACCTCGCCTCGATTCGCGACATCGTGCCCGCCGACGTGCCCGTCGTGAGCCTCATGAAGGGGGTCGAGAAGGGCAGCGGGCTGCGCATGAGCGAGGTGATCCGCGACGAGCTGCGCATCGACGAGGAGCGCATCGCCGTCGTGAGCGGCCCCAACCTGGCCCTCGAGATCGCGAAGCGCCAGCCGACCGCGGCCGTCGTCTCGAGCGCCCACCGCGACACCGCCGTCGCCGTCGCGCAGGTCGCGTCGAACGAGTACTTCCGCTGCTTCGTCAACACCGACGTCGTCGGCACCGAGTTCGGGGGAGTGCTCAAGAACCTCATCGCCGTGGCCGTGGGCATCGCCGACGGCGTGGGCTACGGCGAGAACACGAAGGCATCGATCATCACCCGCGGGCTTGTCGAGATCACCGACTTCGCGGTCGCGTTCGGCGGCCGCTCCGAGACCATGACGGGGCTCGCGGGTCTCGGCGACCTCATCGCGACGTGCGAATCCCCGCTCTCGCGCAACAACACGGCGGGCCGTCTGCTCGGTCAGGGCTACGCCTTCGCGCAAGTGATCGCCCAGATGAACCAGACCGCAGAGGGTCTCTCCTCCGTCGGCCCGATTCTCGAACTGGCATCCACCAAGGGCGTCTCGATGCCGATCGTCGCGCAGGTCGCGCGTGTGCTCGAGGGAACCCTCGACCCGCGCGAGCTCGCCCCGCACCTCGCCACGGATTCCGACGAGCCTCAAGGGGAGTGACGCCTCGGTAGGCTGGCTCTCGTGATCACGACCCTCGCTGGCGGCCGCGTCCTCGCCGAGAAGCACGGGGCGACCCCTCCGACGGTCGTCGCCTTGCACGGCTGGGCGCGCGACGGCACCGACTTCGGCACGATCGTCTCGGGCCTCGACGCGGTGTGCCTGCACCTTCCCGGGTTCGGGCCGGCTCCGGCGCCCGACGAGGTGTGGGGCAGCGAGGATTACGCCGAACTCGTCGCCGAGGCGGTCGCCGCCTACGCGCCCGTGATCATCGTCGGGCACTCGTTCGGCGGCCGCGTCGCGGCACGTCTGGCTGCTCGCCGCCCCGAGCTCGTGCGCGGCCTCATTCTCACCGGTGTGCCGCTGCTGCGCCTGCAGGCACCGGTCGCCCCGCCACTGGGCTACCGCGTGGCGCGCTGGGCGAATCGGCGCGGTCTGCTGAGCGACGAGCGCATGGATGCTCTGCGCAACGAGCGCGGATCCGCCGACTATCGCGCCGCCGAGGGCGTGCTGCGCGGCGTCCTGGTGCGAGTGGTCAACGAGTCGTACGACGAGGAGCTCGACGAGCTTGCCGCGGGCACGGTGCCCGTGCGCTTCGTGTGGGGCGAGCACGACACGGCGGCGCCGACGGAGGCTGGGCGGCTGGCTGCCGAGCGAGTCGGGTCGCCGTTCCGCATCGTGCCGGGCAGCGCCCACCTGCTCGAGGGCGACCTCGAACTGGCCGTGCGCGAGGAGCTTCTCGCGCTCATCGCCGAGACCGCGGAGCAGGGCTGATGGCCGGCATCGTCGCCTCGGTGCTCTATCTGCCCTTCGTGGTCACAGCAAGCGTCCTCGGGGCGCTCGCGGCGATCTTCATCGCGGGCCGCTGGGTGCGCGTCGCCCAGCGCGAGCACTACGTACCCGGCTCGGTGTCGCGCATGGCCTGGCTGTGGCTGCGCCGCGAGCCAGGGTCCGGCCCCGCGACGGCCGTTGTCATCGTGGCGATCGCGGTGGCGGTGCTCGTGCCGATTCCCGCCCTGCAGGCGCTCCCGCTCCCCGCCATCGTCCTGCTGGGCCTGCTGCCCTTCGGGCTGGGGTTCCGGGGCACCTCGAAGCCTCTCGCGGTCACGTCGCGCGTGAAGCGACTGCTCGTGGTGTGGATAGTTCTGCATCTCGCGGTCGGCGTGGCGCTCACACTCCTCCTCGGCCCCGCAGGCCCAGCGTTGACGCTCCTGTTGAGCGCGCCGCTCACCGATCTCGCGCTCGCGATCATGTCGCCCATCGAGAAGTCCGCCTCGCAGCGGTACGTAGCCGCGGCGAAGAAGCGGCTCGCCCAGGTGCGGCCGACGGTCGTGGCGATCACCGGGTCCTACGGCAAGACGAGCACGAAGAACTACGTGGCCCACCTGCTGAGCGCCACGTTCACGACGGTCGCGAGCCCAGCATCCTTCAACAATCGCTTGGGGCTCGCCCGGTCGGTGAATGACAAGCTCGTGCCGGGCACCGAGATGTTCGTCGCGGAGATGGGCATGGATGCTCCCGGCCAGATCGCGGAGCTGTGCGAGCACTTCCCGCCCGACATCGCGGCCATCACGGTCATCGGTGAAGGCCACCTGCAGCGCATGCGCACGACGGACGCGATTCTGCAGGAGAAGTCGACGATCACCGATCGTGCGCGCACGGTCGTGCTGCCGATCGATGACGCGCGCCTCGCGGCTCTTGCCGCCTCCGACCGCATGAACGGCAAGCGGGTCGTCACGGTCAGCTGCGTGCCGGGTACGGACGCCGACGTGGTGCTGTCTCCTGCATCGGGCGATGCGGGGGCCACGATCGTTCTCGGCCGGGGTGGCGAGCCGGTGCCGGTGACCATCGCGAGCACGGGCCACGCCGTCAACGTCGCGGTTGCGTCGGGCATCGCCCTCGCCGCGGGTGTGCCCGGCGCTGTCATCGCGTCGCGCCTCGGCGCGCTGCCGGGCTCGCAGCACCGCGCCGAGGTGCAGCAGTCACCGAGCGGAGCGCTCGTGATCGACGACACCTACAACGCGAACCCTGTCGGGTCGCTGCGCGCGCTCGAGAGCGCGGCGGCGCTCGCCGCCGAGCGGGGCGGCCCTCTCGTCGTCGTGACGCCGGGCATGGTCGAGCTCGGCCCCGTGCAGGCCGAGCGCAACCACGCGTTCGGCGCCGCGATCGGTGCTGTCGGAGCGCGACTGTTCGCGGTCGCACGCACCAACCGGGCCGCTCTGCTCGCGGGCTACGCGAGCACGGCGACGGCGGAGGCGCTCGGGGCGGACGCCGTGCGCTCGCGCGAGCACGCGGTCGCCGAGGCGGTCACGGTCGCGGGGGAGCGGGGCGTTATCCTCTATGAGAACGACTTGCCCGATCACTATCCGTGATCCCAGAACCCACTGATTAAGGTGCACATGGCTGGAACCGCCCCCTGGGCCGTCGTCTTCGGCGGCCCGAGCCCCGAGCACGAGATCTCGATCCTCACGGGCTTGCAGGCCGAGCGCGTGCTCGCCGCGGCGGGCCACGACGTCGTCGCGATCTACTGGTCGCCGACCGGGGATTGGTTCCGCGTGCCCGCGGGCACGGAGGCGAAGGACTACCTCGAGGGCGCTCCGCGCGAGTCGACGCCGCTCGAAGCGCGCGTCTCGGGCGACCCCGGGCTGTACCGCCGCAAGACGTTCGGCGCCGAGCGCCTCGACCTCGAGGCCGCGCTGCTGTGCCTGCACGGCGGCGTCGGCGAGGGCGGCGGCGCCGCTGCGGTGTTCTCGCTCCTGGGCATTCCCGCGACGGGGTCCACGCTGTTCGCCGGCGCGGTCGGCATGGACAAGCTCGCGTTCGGCGGCCTCATGTCGGCCGCGGGCATCCCGAGCCTTCCCCGCGAAGCGGTGTCGACGCTCACCGAGCCCGCCTTCGAGGGCCCCTACATCGTCAAGCCGCGCTTCGGCGGCTCCTCGATCGGCATCGAGATCGCCGAGGATGTCGCCGCGGCCCGCGCTCTCGCGGCCAGCAGCGTGCACTTGCGCACGGGCGCCGTGGTCGAGCCCTACCGCCCCGAGCTCGTCGACCTCA contains:
- a CDS encoding heavy metal translocating P-type ATPase; this encodes MAHDHAHHDHAGHDAAEQDGAVATREAPHGHGAHGDHTGHDPAQFRRKFWLSLALTVPILVFSPGLQSLLGLDGPRFPGSEFISAGLGAFLFFYGGWVFLRGAWVELRQKQPGMMTLISLAIVVAFGYSAAVTLGLDGMDFWWELATLITIMLLGHWLEMSAVMGAQNALGELAALIPDEAELVDGDDTRTVAASELAVGDRVIVRPGSAIPADGTVVDGESDVDESLLTGESEPIGKQTGDSVVAGSVVGGGSLTVEVTKTGEDTALAGVMKLVADAQSSKSGTQLLADRAAALLFYLALAAAIITAIVWVIVRPGEPDFVLARVVTVLVIACPHALGLAIPLVAQISTSRGAKRGLLIRSRAALEAARSIDVVLFDKTGTLTEGRQGVETVVVADGVDEDEAVALAAAVEAKSEHPIARAIIAEAADRDLKKRRSARFTAVSGKGVTARVGETEYSVASGRWVTEQSIEVPGALVAAAREAGEAGQTVVYLLEGDTVLALFAIADVIRPESREAVTALQKRGVRVALLTGDSQPVAEWVGRELGIDEVHAEVLPGQKSDVVAELQRGGTSVMMVGDGVNDAPALARADVGVAIGAGTDVAIESAGIVLASSDPRGVDEAIQLSRRTYAKMQQNLVWAAGYNVVGIPLAAGVLAGVGFLPSPALGAVLMSVSTIVVALNAQLLRRG
- a CDS encoding diacylglycerol kinase family protein, coding for MTSSSRRVVVAINPAASFGRGSEVGPAVVTTLRGLGHEVTSLTEPDFAQLLDATRAALGDKPDALVVVGGDGMVNLGVTALEGTRIPLGIVPSGTGNDMARGLSIPIGDTEAAITALAAALHRPPRVIDAGRIAFDGSRARFACILSAGFDALVNERANRMRWPRGRSRYTIALLVELARLRPIEYRLTLDGVEHVERALLVAVANNLSFGGGMKVAPDASLYDGLFDVVLVRPLGRLAFLRIYPRVFAGTHVTDSRVVVHRARQVRIEADGVVAYADGERIAPLPVEIHMQEGSLRVLA
- a CDS encoding TerC family protein; protein product: MSDVVIPVWFEIGSLIVLSAILIVDLLLVIKRPHVPSPKESGLWVGFYVTLALIFAGLMFLIAGADAGGEFVAGWLTEYSLSIDNLFVFVLIMAQFSVPRRMQQRVLMIGIILALLFRGIFILLGAALIANFSWVFYIFGAFLLVTAAQQAFSGREDDEERESKLIGFLRKRIPITDEYDGMKMRTRIDGKAFFTPLLIVLIAIGTTDVIFALDSIPAIFGITQSPFIVFTANVFALMGLRQLYFLLGHLVDKLEYLKYGIAFILAFIGVKLVLHALHENELPFINGGEHVPVPEIDTWTSLIVILVAMAVAVVLSLLKIRREGRYLPTAIIGSADDEEEGSEAASAAAGTENTETRSGR
- the leuC gene encoding 3-isopropylmalate dehydratase large subunit, whose amino-acid sequence is MTTDSVSTTTDRPRTLAEKVWASHLVAEGAKGEPDLLYIDLHLVHEVTSPQAFDGLRLAGRPVRRPDLTIATEDHNTPTLAIDKPIAEPTSRKQIETLRANAKEFGIRLHSLGDVEQGIVHVVGPQLGLTMPGITVVCGDSHTSTHGAFGALAMGIGTSEVEHVLATQTLPLKPFKTMAITVEGELKPGVTAKDIILAVIAKIGTGGGQGYVLEYRGSAIRALSMDGRMTICNMSIEAGARAGMVAPDETTYAYLKGRPHAPEGADWDAAVEYWNTLRTDDDALFDAEVYLDANELEPFVTWGTNPGQGVSLSESVPDPATIIDANERAAAERALEYMDLAAGTPMKQIPVDAVFMGSCTNSRLDDLRAFTSIIKGQKKAEGVRVMVVPGSARVRLEAEAEGLDKIVEEFGAEWRFAGCSMCLGMNPDQLAPGERCASTSNRNFEGRQGKGGRTHLVSPLVAAATAIRGTLSSPADLLADGIAVDTEYTGVEGVSA
- the leuD gene encoding 3-isopropylmalate dehydratase small subunit; the protein is MDKVTTVTGVAVPLRRSNVDTDQIIPAVFLKRVTKTGYDDGLFHEWRKDPQFILNRPEYAGARILITGSDFGTGSSREHAVWALRDFGFAAVISPKFADIFRGNAGKQGLLAGQVDEATVEQFWAELEASPGMEATVDLEARTVTVGNITAPFEIDDYTRWRLLEGLDDIALTLRDEQAITDFEARRESWRPTTLPAR
- the murA gene encoding UDP-N-acetylglucosamine 1-carboxyvinyltransferase → MNSLTQDSQKAAARVGLVSDSITIHGGKPLRGRVEVRGAKNLVTKAMVASLLADTPSTLKGVPEISDVAVVSGLLKAHGVAIDSSAPGVLTLDPSNVVGAHFAEIDAHAGSSRIPILFCGPLLHQLGEAFIPDLGGCRIGDRPIDFHLNALRAFGAVVEKSYQGIHLTAPHKLVGADIDLPFPSVGATEQVLLTAVRAEGTTELKNAAIEPEIMDLIAILQKMGAIISVEPNRVIVIEGVETLRGYNHTAIFDRNEAASWAAAALATGGDITVGGATQQELMTFLNVYRKVGGEFDVLEDGIRFWHPGGPLKPVMIETDVHPGFMTDWQQPLIVALTQAEGESVVHETVYENRFGFTEALNEMGANIVVHQSGLASITRRVPRRPLEQAAVITGPTPLHGADVRVPDLRGGFSHLIAALAAEGTSTVSNVGIISRGYELFIDKLRQLGADFELPS